Within Clostridiales bacterium, the genomic segment AAATTGATCTACTAAATGAACATCTTTCTGGAAAAGAACCTGTTGTGGATATACACGTTACCTCGTCAAACCTTAGTTCAACAACTATAGATGCAAAAATTCTACCTAGACTTTATAATGAATTACCAGCCTTTATTGTTGCTGCATGTGCTGCAAAAGGAACAAGTAAAATAACTAATTTGCGCGGATATAAAATATTTGAAAACGAAACCTTATCAAAACTTTGCAAAGAACTTACTAAGCTTGGTGCAAAAATAACTATAAACAACGATACAATAGAAATATTAGGCGGAGTCCCTCTAAAAGGACGCGTCGTAGAAAGTTATGGTAACAAGGCTCTAACCTTTGCACTATCTACAGCTGCAATTTATGCTGAAGATGAAACGCTAATAAGAAGATCTCAAGTGTTAGAAACTGCCTTCCCTGATTTTCTTCCTGTTCTAAATTCTTTATAGTCTAATTTTCTTTGCAATTGAATGCAAGATATCGGAGTGGAAATCATTACTCCGATATCTTTTTTGAAATACACGCCAAAATCTCCTTATGAACTTTATCCACTGATCCCCCAGCATCTATTACTTTTATTCTATTGGGATACATTTGTGCCACATATTTGTATCCTTGATAAACTTTTTCATGAAAAGAAAGCTTTTCTTTTTCGATTCTATCCTCACCAGTAGCAACAGCCCTTCTCTTCTTTGACTCCTTTGGCGATATATCAAAGAAAAGTGTCACATCTGGATATACCCCATCTAAAGCTATCTCATTTACTCTCTCTACCACATCAACACCCAAACCTCGTGCTATCCCCTGATATACATAACTTGAATCAACAAATCTATCACACAACACTATACAACCTTTTTCTAATGATGGTGCTATCACTTCTTTTATAATCTGTGCCCTTGCTGCCGCATACAACATCATCTCACATGTGTATGACATATTATCATTTGACACATCAAGTATGATATCTCGTATTCTCTCACTTATTTGAGTCCCACCTGGCTCTCTTGTTAGCACTACATCGTATCCCTTATCTACAAGCCATTTTTTTAGTAGTTCTATCTGCGTTGTTTTCCCACATCCATCTAGTCCTTCAAATGTAATGAATAATCCCTTCATACTAAATCATCCTTTGCCTATTTTTTTACTATCTCTATTCTTCCTTCGTATACTCCATTTATAACTGCACCTTTTGCATAAATATCTTTAAGATACACCACGTGCTCCTTAGTTATAATCTGTCCAGCTATCACCAATGGCACACCCGGTGGATATGGCACAATCATATTATATGATGTCGCACCCACCGCATCATCCATTAGTACCAACTCTCGCTTTAGATCTCCCACATCAACCAAATCAACTACTGGACAATCTTTCGGCATTGGCACCATATTTATGCTACATCTGCCCACTTCTTTAGATGCAATCTCACCTAATGCAAACTCAAGTTTATCTAATCCATCTATACTATCGCACGCTGTAACAATACACACCACATTATATGCATCTGCCATCTCCACATGAATATTATATTTAGTTGCTAATATTTTCTGCATGTCATATCCTGATATACCAAGCTCACTAGTATTTATAACAAGTCTTGTCTTGTCTTTCTCACTCTCGTGATCATCCAATATCTTTATCCCCGCAAATTTTTGTGTCTCTTTTTTTAATTTATCTATCCTATCGCAAATTTTAGTTAATCGGATATTACCTTCTTCCTCCATTATATACCTTGCTATATCAAGCGATGCCATAAATATAAATGACGGGCTAGTGGTTTCTATCATACTAAGTATCCTCTTTACTTTATTTTTATCAACCCGATCACCCTTGATATGCAAATACGCCGTCTGTGTCAATGCAGGCAATGTCTTATGCGCACTTTGCACCACCATGTCCGCACCACAAAAAAGTGCACTCTTAGGTAACCTATCACAAAAATTAAAATGTGCTCCATGCGCTTCATCCACTACTAAAATTTTACCCCTATCATGTACAATGCGGGCTATATCCTGTATAGGGGAACATATTCCATAATAGTTAGGTGATGTTATAACTACAACAGTCGCATCAGGATTTTGATCTAATGCATCCTCTATATCCTTTGCCAAATATCCTCCGCATATGCCAAACTTTCGCTTGTATACAGGATTCACAAATTTAGCTCTAACACCTATATGCGCTAGAATATTAAACACTGATTTATGACAATCTCTCCCCACTATAATTTTATCTTTATGCTTACATGTAGCAAGTAACATTGCATGAATACCACATGTTGATCCATTGATAAGAAACAACGTTTCATCTGCACCAAATGCACGTGCTGCAAGCTTTTGTGCTTTTAAAATCGCCCCTTTTGCATCATGTAAATCGTCAGTCAATGGAGTTTCTGTTACATCCCACTTTATCATATCCTTGTAATAACTAGCAACAGTACTTCCCATCTTATGCCCAGGCATATGAAAAATATTCGGATTCATCGCAATATATTTTTGTATCATGTCATATATAGGTATCATATCTTTATCCTTTCCTATCTAGCATGTATTTATATATATCCCTCTTGCTCTTGCCTCTATCCTTTGCGACATGTTTTATTGCCTCTTTTTCACTTTCGCCGCAATCTACATAGTGTTTAACATGATTCTCTATCGTTAGATCATCCCAAAAATTAGGTGTACAAACATCTTTTTCACAAATCCCCTCCATCAACAACACAAATTCACCTCGGGGCTTGTCATTTGTATATTTTTTTATAGCATCACTTAAACTTGATCTAAAAAATTCCTCAAACTTTTTGGTAAGCTCTCTTGCCAATACTATCTCTCTATCACCCAAAAGCTCATACAAAAGCGTTAAAGTAGACAATAGTTTGTGTGGCGCCTCATAAAATATAATTGTCCTAGGATCATCTTTTATAAATAGTATTCTCTCTCTTTTTGATCTTTTATTCACTGGCAAGAATCCTTCAAATACAAATCTACCAGTACTAAGCCCTGACGCTATCAATGCATTTATCCCTGCAACTGCACCTGGAATTGGCGAAATTTTTATATTTTCCTCTATCGCAAACCTAACCAGCTCCTCCCCTGGATCTGATATAGCTGGCGTACCCGCATCTGACACCAACGCGACATTATTTCCTTCTAATATCTTTTGTATAATATACTTACCTTTGTCGTACTTGTTGTGCTCATGATAACTTATCATTGGCTTTTTTATATTTAAATGATTCAACAATTTTATCGTTTGTCTTGTATCTTCCGCTGCAATTATATCCACTTGCTGTAACGTCTTAATCGCCCTTAACGAAATATCATCCAAATTTCCTATAGGTGTAGCCACCAAATACAAAACTCCCACTTCCATATCCTAAAAATCTTCCCTTCTATTGTATATATAATCTATCTCTTTTGTATAATTACCCTTATCATCATATACGTACAATGGTTCCATAATCTTTAGTTCGCTTTTAGCACCTTTTTTCCCCATGATCAACACAAGATTTGCCGTTCTCTCTTTTTTGGGATACACTAACCTCATACTTTTGGGCTCTATGTAGTATTTTCTCATAAGTGTCATTATATCAACCAACCTATCTGGTCGATTAACCATACAAAAACGCCCATTGTGCTTTAATACTTTTGCTGATACTCTAATAACATCATCCAATGTACATTTTATCTCATGTCTTGATATTGCCTTCATATCACCATCATTTATTAAACCTCCATTAACCTTTATGTATGGGGGGTTTGTCACTACTACATCAATACTATTAGAACCGATTATATCTTCTATACATTTTAAATCATAATTTCTAATTGTGACTCTATCTTCTAATCTATTCATAAAAACACTTCTTTGAGCCATATCAGCAATATCTTTTTGTATTTCAACTCCAATTATTTCACTTGCTTTAGTATGTCCCGCAATTAATATAGGGATTATCCCGGTACCAGTACCCAAATCTAATACTTTATCTTTCAATCCTACATCAGCAAAATAAGACAATAATACCGCATCTATGCCAAAGCAAAAACCTTTTTTCTTTTGTATAATCTTATAGCCCTTAAGATCAAGATCATCAACTTTCTCATCTTCAAAGACTTCAATATCTCTTTCTTGCATTAATATTTCCCCCAACCTTCCATTTTAGATACTATTGACAAATTAGACTTAGCCTTTGGAAATTTTTTTTTGCTCATAATATCCACGATGCTAACTGGGGTCTTCTCTACCTTACTATCTATTTTATTTTTATGTTTCTTAACACAACCAATACTTTTCTTTTTGGTATCACAAACATCAACACTTTTTTTATCAGTACGGACAATCTTACTTTCAACTTTTTCACGTATATCTTCTTTTTTTTCAATAATATTCGCTAACACCTGTTTATTAATTATGTTACCCGCTTCCATCTTAGTATTAATATTCTTAACACTTTCCAAAACAGTTTTTTTTATTTGCATTTCTAATGCATCATTGTCCTCTTTTATTTTTCTTACTGTGTTACTCCGAGCCAAGAATGACATACACTCTGATCGTACATTCTCACTAAACTTTTCTAGAAATTTTCTAACGCCCTTTAACCCTTCTCTTCGCATCGCTATTAAAGTACCAATCTTTGGTGCATTGTTTATAATCTCTCTCATAAAAATCCTTAACTCTTTTGTCTCTCTCATCACACTAACATCTGCACCATGATCTATAAGATAAGTTATTATCTTTATATTCTCTCTTGACGTACCATGCTTTAAAGTATACATCAAAGCCGATTCGCACACAATATTCTTTGCATTTATTTCAGCACCCGCTTCAACCAAATATCTAACTAGCTCAAAATTGCACTTATCACATGCCTTTATCAACGGAGTATCTCCATCCCTTGATTCACAATTTACGTTAGCCCCTTTTTCTATCAACAGCTTAACTAGCTCCGCATTCCCACTGTTACATGCACACAATAATGCCGTCTTCCCGTCATGTGCTACATGATTTACATTTGCATTTCTTAAAATCAACTGCTCTACTATTTTTTTGTTTCCTCTGGCACTGGCATAAATCATAGGCGTATTACCCATTTTATTCTCTAAATTTACATCTGCACCACAATTCAAAATTTTTATGACTGCATAAACATTTTCATTATTACAAGCGTGCATAAGAGCCGTCTCTCCGAATTCGTTTCTAGCATCAATATCCACGTTATTAATCAACGCTTCATCTATCATATCTCTATTTCCACGATAAATTGCCAATGTTAGCTTTGTACCACAATTAAATACTTTTTTATTCCCCATAATAATGCCTCCAACTAAAAGTTTATCTAGGACTTTTTTATTCTACCATAAGCATATAATCAATTTCAATATACCTTTGGGAAAATTTTGTATTGTATTTTGGGACTCATTGTGGCAAAATAGACTTGCAGATATTATTTAGGAGGTTATTATGTTTAGAACTTTGAAATACCAAACTGGTGAATTAAATGCAGTAGTAAATGATATGAGAAACGGTATAATACCAATG encodes:
- the rsmI gene encoding 16S rRNA (cytidine(1402)-2'-O)-methyltransferase — its product is MEVGVLYLVATPIGNLDDISLRAIKTLQQVDIIAAEDTRQTIKLLNHLNIKKPMISYHEHNKYDKGKYIIQKILEGNNVALVSDAGTPAISDPGEELVRFAIEENIKISPIPGAVAGINALIASGLSTGRFVFEGFLPVNKRSKRERILFIKDDPRTIIFYEAPHKLLSTLTLLYELLGDREIVLARELTKKFEEFFRSSLSDAIKKYTNDKPRGEFVLLMEGICEKDVCTPNFWDDLTIENHVKHYVDCGESEKEAIKHVAKDRGKSKRDIYKYMLDRKG
- a CDS encoding aminotransferase class V-fold PLP-dependent enzyme codes for the protein MIPIYDMIQKYIAMNPNIFHMPGHKMGSTVASYYKDMIKWDVTETPLTDDLHDAKGAILKAQKLAARAFGADETLFLINGSTCGIHAMLLATCKHKDKIIVGRDCHKSVFNILAHIGVRAKFVNPVYKRKFGICGGYLAKDIEDALDQNPDATVVVITSPNYYGICSPIQDIARIVHDRGKILVVDEAHGAHFNFCDRLPKSALFCGADMVVQSAHKTLPALTQTAYLHIKGDRVDKNKVKRILSMIETTSPSFIFMASLDIARYIMEEEGNIRLTKICDRIDKLKKETQKFAGIKILDDHESEKDKTRLVINTSELGISGYDMQKILATKYNIHVEMADAYNVVCIVTACDSIDGLDKLEFALGEIASKEVGRCSINMVPMPKDCPVVDLVDVGDLKRELVLMDDAVGATSYNMIVPYPPGVPLVIAGQIITKEHVVYLKDIYAKGAVINGVYEGRIEIVKK
- a CDS encoding tRNA1(Val) (adenine(37)-N6)-methyltransferase gives rise to the protein MQERDIEVFEDEKVDDLDLKGYKIIQKKKGFCFGIDAVLLSYFADVGLKDKVLDLGTGTGIIPILIAGHTKASEIIGVEIQKDIADMAQRSVFMNRLEDRVTIRNYDLKCIEDIIGSNSIDVVVTNPPYIKVNGGLINDGDMKAISRHEIKCTLDDVIRVSAKVLKHNGRFCMVNRPDRLVDIMTLMRKYYIEPKSMRLVYPKKERTANLVLIMGKKGAKSELKIMEPLYVYDDKGNYTKEIDYIYNRREDF
- a CDS encoding dTMP kinase: MKGLFITFEGLDGCGKTTQIELLKKWLVDKGYDVVLTREPGGTQISERIRDIILDVSNDNMSYTCEMMLYAAARAQIIKEVIAPSLEKGCIVLCDRFVDSSYVYQGIARGLGVDVVERVNEIALDGVYPDVTLFFDISPKESKKRRAVATGEDRIEKEKLSFHEKVYQGYKYVAQMYPNRIKVIDAGGSVDKVHKEILACISKKISE
- a CDS encoding ankyrin repeat domain-containing protein, whose product is MGNKKVFNCGTKLTLAIYRGNRDMIDEALINNVDIDARNEFGETALMHACNNENVYAVIKILNCGADVNLENKMGNTPMIYASARGNKKIVEQLILRNANVNHVAHDGKTALLCACNSGNAELVKLLIEKGANVNCESRDGDTPLIKACDKCNFELVRYLVEAGAEINAKNIVCESALMYTLKHGTSRENIKIITYLIDHGADVSVMRETKELRIFMREIINNAPKIGTLIAMRREGLKGVRKFLEKFSENVRSECMSFLARSNTVRKIKEDNDALEMQIKKTVLESVKNINTKMEAGNIINKQVLANIIEKKEDIREKVESKIVRTDKKSVDVCDTKKKSIGCVKKHKNKIDSKVEKTPVSIVDIMSKKKFPKAKSNLSIVSKMEGWGKY